One window of Trinickia caryophylli genomic DNA carries:
- a CDS encoding acyl-CoA dehydrogenase, giving the protein MAEALFHWDDPLLLNEQLTEDERMVREAARAYAQDKLLPRVTEAFRHERTDAEIFREMGEIGLLGPTIPEAYGGPGLNYVSYGLIAREVERVDSGYRSMMSVQSSLVMVPIFEFGSDAQKAKYLPKLATGEWIGCFGLTEPNHGSDPGSMITRARKVAGGYTLSGAKMWITNSPIADVFVVWAKLDESGKDTIRGFILEKGWQGLSAPAIHGKVGLRASITGEIVLDEVFVPEENMLPNVSGLRGPFTCLNSARYGIAWGALGAAESCWHTARQYVLDRKQFGRPLAANQLVQKKLADMQTEITLGLQGVLRLGRMKDEGTAAPEITSIMKRNSCGKALDIARLARDMLGGNGISDEFGVARHLVNLEVVNTYEGTHDIHALILGRAQTGIQAFF; this is encoded by the coding sequence ATGGCCGAGGCTCTGTTTCACTGGGACGATCCGCTGCTGCTGAACGAGCAGTTGACCGAAGACGAACGCATGGTCCGCGAGGCCGCGCGCGCGTACGCACAAGACAAGCTCCTGCCGCGCGTGACGGAGGCGTTTCGTCACGAACGCACCGACGCCGAAATCTTTCGCGAGATGGGCGAGATCGGCCTGCTCGGGCCGACAATCCCCGAGGCATACGGCGGCCCGGGCCTGAACTACGTGAGCTACGGCCTGATCGCGCGCGAAGTCGAACGCGTGGATTCGGGCTACCGGTCGATGATGTCGGTGCAGTCGTCGCTCGTCATGGTTCCGATCTTCGAGTTCGGCTCCGACGCGCAAAAGGCGAAGTATCTGCCGAAGCTCGCCACCGGCGAATGGATCGGCTGCTTCGGACTGACGGAGCCGAATCACGGCTCCGATCCCGGCAGCATGATTACGCGCGCCCGCAAGGTCGCGGGCGGCTATACGCTCTCCGGCGCCAAGATGTGGATCACGAACTCGCCGATCGCCGATGTCTTCGTCGTCTGGGCCAAGCTCGACGAAAGCGGCAAGGACACGATTCGCGGCTTCATCCTCGAAAAGGGCTGGCAGGGCCTGTCCGCGCCCGCGATCCACGGCAAGGTGGGACTGCGGGCATCCATCACGGGCGAGATCGTGCTCGACGAGGTCTTCGTGCCCGAGGAAAACATGCTGCCGAACGTGAGCGGCCTGCGCGGCCCCTTCACGTGCCTGAACTCGGCGCGCTACGGCATCGCCTGGGGCGCGCTCGGCGCGGCGGAATCGTGCTGGCATACGGCGCGGCAGTACGTGCTCGACCGTAAGCAGTTCGGGCGGCCGCTCGCGGCGAACCAACTCGTCCAGAAAAAGCTGGCCGACATGCAGACCGAGATCACGCTCGGGCTGCAAGGGGTGCTCAGGCTCGGCCGCATGAAGGACGAAGGCACGGCCGCCCCCGAGATCACCTCCATCATGAAGCGCAACTCATGCGGCAAGGCGCTCGACATTGCGCGGCTCGCGCGCGACATGCTCGGCGGCAACGGCATCTCGGACGAGTTCGGCGTCGCCCGGCATCTCGTCAATCTCGAAGTCGTGAACACCTACGAAGGTACGCACGACATCCACGCATTGATTCTCGGCCGGGCGCAAACGGGCATTCAGGCGTTCTTCTGA
- a CDS encoding DUF883 family protein — MSEVNKERLMSDIKTVLADAEDLLKQAANATGERASELRETALSRLKQAKEKAADVQVVVVEKGKKAVRATDDYVHEHPWTAIGIAGGIGVLVGLLINRK, encoded by the coding sequence ATGTCAGAAGTCAACAAGGAGAGATTGATGTCGGATATCAAAACCGTCCTCGCGGACGCCGAGGATCTCTTGAAGCAGGCAGCGAACGCCACGGGCGAACGAGCTTCCGAATTGCGCGAAACGGCGCTCTCACGGTTGAAGCAGGCCAAGGAAAAAGCGGCCGACGTTCAGGTCGTCGTCGTCGAAAAAGGCAAGAAGGCCGTACGGGCCACGGACGACTACGTGCACGAGCATCCGTGGACGGCCATCGGCATCGCCGGCGGCATCGGCGTGCTCGTCGGGCTCCTGATCAACCGCAAGTAA
- a CDS encoding phage holin family protein: protein MSNDDTEVPRQSEHGPLRRILGSLVGLLQTRLELIGIELAEERERMIAVLFLGLVAVMFGMMALISLTALIAVAFWDTYRWQVLAGITAVYGIGALICALKARSGLHDAPIVFQSTLNEFEKDREMFHKP from the coding sequence ATGTCAAACGACGACACCGAAGTGCCTCGCCAAAGCGAGCACGGGCCGCTGCGGCGAATACTAGGCTCGCTCGTGGGCCTGCTGCAGACGCGTCTCGAGCTGATCGGAATCGAGCTGGCCGAAGAACGCGAGCGAATGATCGCCGTGCTCTTTCTCGGGCTCGTCGCAGTCATGTTCGGCATGATGGCGCTGATCAGCCTCACGGCATTGATCGCCGTCGCGTTTTGGGATACCTACCGATGGCAGGTGCTGGCCGGCATCACCGCTGTGTACGGTATCGGCGCGCTGATTTGCGCGCTGAAGGCGCGCAGCGGGCTGCACGATGCACCGATCGTCTTCCAGTCGACACTCAACGAGTTCGAGAAAGACCGGGAGATGTTCCACAAGCCCTGA
- a CDS encoding DUF3318 domain-containing protein, with translation MSQTSTPHTQPARRPPVRNLNSRQMRAVRKELLILRAEVERAEFAQARHELRHSLASFGWLKLLVPGFATPRSRGGKGLNASITDWVANHPLASSLASLVLAKPLRATLSAGAKPLVKWGSLGAAAWTGYRLVAQVLRHRKSGDASATDAGTGESPAAH, from the coding sequence ATGAGCCAGACATCAACGCCTCATACGCAGCCAGCCAGGCGCCCGCCGGTTCGGAACCTGAACTCCCGGCAAATGCGCGCCGTGCGCAAGGAACTCCTGATCCTGCGCGCAGAGGTCGAGCGAGCCGAATTCGCTCAGGCGCGGCACGAGTTGCGGCACAGCCTCGCCAGCTTCGGCTGGCTGAAGCTGCTCGTACCGGGCTTCGCCACGCCGCGCAGCCGAGGTGGCAAGGGGTTGAACGCGTCCATCACCGATTGGGTCGCCAATCATCCCCTCGCGAGTTCGCTCGCCTCGCTCGTACTCGCGAAGCCGCTGCGCGCCACGTTGTCTGCCGGCGCGAAGCCGCTCGTCAAGTGGGGCTCCCTCGGCGCGGCCGCATGGACCGGATACCGCCTCGTCGCGCAGGTGCTCCGTCACCGCAAAAGCGGCGACGCCAGCGCGACCGACGCCGGCACGGGCGAATCGCCTGCCGCGCACTGA
- a CDS encoding type IV pilin protein, whose product MIALAIVAVVTAYAMPAYRAYAARGYRMDAMLTLYRAAHFIETARPARTAHGAADTLPAGLDRVPPQGPAVYRLHLQPADAGNGGYAIEAVPSAGGLMAGDRCGTFVLEATGRRANRVSGVSALEIEDCWRAR is encoded by the coding sequence ATGATCGCCCTTGCGATCGTTGCCGTCGTCACCGCGTATGCCATGCCCGCTTATCGAGCCTATGCGGCCCGGGGGTATCGGATGGACGCCATGCTGACGCTATACCGCGCGGCGCATTTCATCGAGACGGCCCGGCCTGCGCGAACGGCGCACGGAGCGGCCGATACATTGCCTGCGGGCCTCGACCGTGTGCCGCCTCAAGGCCCCGCCGTGTATCGCTTGCATCTGCAACCGGCCGACGCGGGCAACGGCGGCTACGCAATTGAAGCGGTGCCGAGCGCCGGCGGGCTCATGGCAGGCGACCGTTGCGGAACGTTCGTGCTCGAGGCGACCGGCAGACGTGCGAACCGGGTGTCCGGCGTGTCGGCCCTCGAGATCGAGGACTGCTGGCGTGCTCGTTAG
- a CDS encoding pilus assembly PilX family protein, translating into MRYALRYSRCTARARRNAGAAALPIVVSVAAMVLASSTASFELAIAASRRAMSVEDHLYATQSADVALALCLRALRAGGAPHLPRTARGPVRWRDPDIFAHPAAFEPRPRWPGGTRPPQCLIEGWQIDERPQATVDVVTARGFGEHEGTESWLQSIVISEHGTEKRHWRRIVARPP; encoded by the coding sequence ATGAGGTACGCGCTACGCTACTCACGCTGCACGGCGCGGGCGCGGAGAAATGCGGGCGCGGCGGCACTACCCATCGTGGTATCGGTGGCGGCGATGGTACTTGCTTCGTCGACGGCGTCGTTCGAGCTGGCCATCGCGGCGTCCCGCCGCGCGATGAGCGTCGAGGATCACCTGTATGCGACGCAATCGGCGGACGTGGCGCTGGCGCTTTGCCTGCGAGCGTTGCGCGCCGGCGGAGCGCCGCATCTGCCGCGCACCGCACGCGGCCCCGTGCGGTGGCGGGACCCCGACATCTTTGCTCACCCCGCCGCATTCGAGCCACGTCCTCGGTGGCCTGGCGGCACCCGCCCGCCGCAGTGCCTTATCGAGGGGTGGCAAATCGACGAGCGGCCGCAGGCAACCGTCGATGTCGTGACCGCACGCGGATTCGGCGAGCACGAGGGCACCGAGTCCTGGCTGCAGTCGATCGTCATAAGCGAGCACGGTACCGAAAAGCGGCATTGGCGCAGAATCGTCGCGAGGCCGCCGTGA
- a CDS encoding PilW family protein, with amino-acid sequence MQRNRTASRGPIRGRSGHTLIELLVATGIGVLAVSAAASLYRMHKQMGMWSADAAAMRDAGATALSLLSQQLEMAGYAPPDSASLAEQTVPALFGCASGDFVRGDGTPVCAPGAAGSDMITVRYVDDAVATWPTSARQPTDCLGQGAGRPNEAAVVVNTFFVAKPDRGAEPELYCLGSGGPTRQPVVAGVERLHLRYWLRGSPAAAEASAIADDRWSEVVGVEVCVLVRGKISVAHARYFDCDGRPQRSADARIRQSFLRYVAIRNQEGAGV; translated from the coding sequence ATGCAGCGCAACCGCACGGCAAGCCGGGGGCCGATCCGCGGCCGATCCGGCCATACGCTGATCGAACTATTGGTGGCTACGGGCATCGGCGTGCTTGCGGTCAGCGCGGCCGCGTCGCTCTACCGCATGCACAAGCAGATGGGGATGTGGTCCGCCGATGCCGCCGCGATGCGCGATGCCGGCGCTACCGCCCTGAGCCTCCTTTCACAGCAGCTTGAGATGGCCGGGTACGCGCCACCCGATTCGGCGTCGCTTGCCGAGCAGACGGTGCCGGCGCTGTTTGGCTGCGCAAGCGGTGACTTCGTGCGCGGCGACGGCACGCCGGTATGCGCGCCGGGTGCGGCGGGCTCCGACATGATCACGGTGCGCTATGTCGACGATGCCGTGGCAACGTGGCCCACTAGCGCTCGCCAGCCGACCGATTGCCTGGGGCAGGGCGCGGGTCGACCCAATGAGGCCGCTGTCGTCGTCAATACGTTCTTCGTGGCGAAGCCCGACCGTGGCGCCGAACCGGAACTGTACTGCCTGGGCTCGGGCGGGCCGACAAGGCAGCCGGTCGTCGCCGGCGTGGAGCGCCTGCACTTGCGCTATTGGCTGCGAGGCTCGCCAGCCGCGGCCGAAGCGTCGGCCATTGCGGACGATCGATGGAGCGAGGTCGTCGGTGTTGAGGTCTGCGTGCTCGTGCGCGGCAAGATCTCCGTCGCGCACGCGCGCTACTTCGATTGCGACGGGCGCCCCCAGCGGTCCGCCGATGCGCGCATCCGGCAGTCGTTTCTCCGTTATGTGGCCATTCGCAATCAAGAGGGAGCGGGTGTATGA
- a CDS encoding type IV pilus modification PilV family protein translates to MTRPRGFRYVGGSLLEVLVSLTVLSLAAVASLGTQLVSGRASQLAMQREQAALAAVSLLERQRQTGPLESGLSGAQALATANLPDGSVSTTASGDGVGLVLVSWSAAGVATPGGASSRCGRSAADVRRACIALPFVD, encoded by the coding sequence ATGACACGGCCCCGAGGCTTTCGGTATGTGGGCGGTTCCCTGCTCGAGGTGCTCGTTTCATTGACGGTGCTGTCGTTAGCCGCAGTGGCGTCCCTCGGCACGCAACTCGTTTCGGGCCGCGCGTCGCAACTCGCGATGCAGCGCGAGCAGGCCGCGCTGGCCGCTGTCTCGCTCTTGGAGCGCCAACGGCAAACCGGGCCGCTCGAGAGTGGCTTGTCCGGTGCGCAGGCCCTCGCGACGGCAAATCTGCCGGACGGAAGCGTTTCGACAACGGCCAGCGGCGATGGCGTCGGGCTGGTGCTCGTCTCCTGGAGCGCAGCGGGCGTTGCGACGCCCGGCGGTGCGTCTTCCCGTTGTGGCCGGAGCGCAGCCGACGTTCGGCGGGCATGCATCGCTTTGCCGTTCGTGGACTGA